One window of the Trifolium pratense cultivar HEN17-A07 linkage group LG2, ARS_RC_1.1, whole genome shotgun sequence genome contains the following:
- the LOC123908971 gene encoding uncharacterized protein LOC123908971: MHLPQSAVLDNNIFVFGFTNIHLPEEEEEEEDEEEGIDAEVYQIGGDGKWEKITIPSGFLKVKPISDPNNNRLIAYFDSFYAYNPNNNIEKWALLHQQKLSKKDIFFLSNFHVMADQVVGDNLILFFDPSDQMFMAHNISTNKWLTVVYSNKFDYIIYFNNTMSQLVHLGNDILCLADSCYHQYQDGKHTVLNFLRFSVKLVKEEEEDRVQLTPLSFHSIVMDDDIRRVTDAFIPF, from the coding sequence ATGCATTTACCACAATCAGCTGTCCTTGACAACAATATCTTTGTATTCGGATTTACAAATATTCATCTCcctgaggaggaggaggaggaggaggatgagGAGGAGGGGATAGACGCTGAGGTCTATCAGATCGGCGGCGACGGCAAGTGGGAGAAAATAACTATCCCATCTGGCTTTCTCAAAGTTAAACCCATTTCCGATCCCAACAACAATCGCCTCATTGCATACTTTGATTCCTTTTATGCTTACAATCCCAACAACAACATTGAAAAATGGGCTTTGCTTCATCAACAAAAACTTTCTAAAAAAGATATATTCTTTTTGAGTAACTTTCATGTTATGGCCGATCAAGTTGTGGGGGACAAccttattttattctttgaccCATCTGATCAAATGTTCATGGCTCATAACATTTCCACCAACAAGTGGCTCACTGTTGTTTACTCTAATAAGTTTGATTACATTATCTATTTTAATAATACTATGTCTCAATTGGTTCATTTGGGGAATGATATACTGTGCTTGGCTGATTCCTGCTACCACCAATATCAGGACGGTAAGCATACTGTTCTTAACTTTCTCAGATTCAGTGTCAAGCTtgtcaaagaagaagaagaagatcgcGTACAACTCACACCTCTCTCTTTCCACTCTATAGTTATGGATGATGATATCCGTCGCGTCACCGATGCTTTTATCCCTTTCTAG
- the LOC123911143 gene encoding ACT domain-containing protein ACR1-like, whose protein sequence is MDTVFDSRLNREIETLTERLHPPRVCIDNNSCRDCTVVKVDSANKYGILLEMVQVLTDLDLCISKSYISSDGGWFMDVFHVTDQAGKKLTDNNLMRQVEKELCATRAKEDIYDETELEICEELKSNYSKQNVSTEHTALEMSGMDRPGLLSEISAVLVDMGCSVTSATAWTHNGRAACIIYVEEASRPGPIKDPKRLAQVKEQLENVVEARGGKGERNNVRLRNFPAGRTHTERRLHQLMYADRDYESCHACHGDTSGYHKKGCDGTHVSISRCEDRGYWVVNVICRDRPKLLFDTVCILRDMQYVVFHAAISSKKSIANQEYFIRHKWNGIALQTESEKEKFILCIIAAIERRVSHGLRVDICTQNRMGLLSQVTRVIRENGLSIPRVEIGPRGENVVGTFYVTDPSGQQVNPNIVEVLRQESRGSADVVTNHNVPCGLSRSSSSSSSSVNNSSVEDKARYSIGSKLWSHFGKISCNFGPIKS, encoded by the exons ATGGATACAGTTTTTGATTCTCGTCTTAATAGGGAAATTGAAACCCTTACTGAAAGATTACATCCTCCCAG GGTTTGTATAGACAATAATTCATGCAGAGACTGTACAGTTGTTAAG GTAGATAGTGCAAACAAATATGGGATATTATTAGAGATGGTACAGGTGTTGACAGATCTTGACCTCTGCATTTCCAAGTCATATATTTCCTCTGATGGTGGATGGTTTATGGATG TGTTCCACGTCACTGATCAAGCTGGCAAGAAGCTCACTGATAATAACCTCATGCGCCAAGTTGAGAAG GAACTATGTGCCACAAGAGCAAAAGAGGACATATATGATGAAACAGAACTAGAAATCTGCGAGGAATTAAAGTCAAATTACTCAAAACAAAACGTTTCAACGGAGCACACAGCATTGGAGATGAGTGGGATGGATCGACCGGGCCTACTATCAGAAATATCAGCAGTGTTAGTGGACATGGGCTGCAGTGTTACCTCAGCAACGGCATGGACCCACAATGGAAGGGCAGCCTGTATAATTTACGTAGAAGAGGCATCCAGACCTGGTCCCATCAAGGATCCAAAACGGTTGGCTCAGGTAAAGGAACAGCTGGAGAATGTTGTGGAGGCCCGTGGGGGGAAGGGGGAGAGAAACAACGTGAGGTTAAGAAACTTCCCGGCCGGGCGAACACACACCGAAAGGCGGCTTCACCAGTTAATGTACGCCGACAGGGATTACGAGAGTTGTCATGCCTGTCACGGGGATACTAGCGGATATCACAAAAAGGGGTGTGATGGGACTCATGTTTCTATTAGTAGATGCGAGGATAGAGGGTATTGGGTGGTGAATGTGATATGTAGAGACCGTCCTAAATTGTTGTTCGATACTGTGTGTATTCTAAGGGACATGCAGTATGTAGTGTTTCACGCCGCCATTAGTTCCAAGAAATCCATTGCTAATCAG GAGTACTTTATAAGGCACAAGTGGAATGGTATAGCTCTCCAAACCGAAAGCGAGAAGGAAAAATTCATCTTATGCATAATAGCTGCTATAGAGCGCAGAGTCTCACAT GGTTTAAGGGTTGATATTTGCACTCAAAATAGAATGGGTTTACTATCCCAAGTGACTCGTGTGATTCGTGAAAATGGACTATCAATACCGAGGGTTGAGATTGGACCACGGGGAGAGAATGTGGTGGGAACATTCTATGTCACAGATCCTTCAGGTCAACAAGTGAACCCAAATATAGTTGAAGTGTTGAGACAAGAGAGCCGTGGATCCGCCGATGTAGTTACTAATCACAATGTGCCTTGTGGGCTTTCTCGATCATCATCGTCGTCATCCTCTTCAGTTAATAATAGTAGTGTAGAGGATAAGGCAAGATATTCTATTGGAAGCAAGCTATGGTCTCATTTTGGGAAGATTTCATGCAACTTTGGTCCCATTAAATCCTGA
- the LOC123908970 gene encoding protein PHLOEM PROTEIN 2-LIKE A10-like isoform X1: MELKLVENGFDYIRKRKKLAFIVFAVGFSSYGCYRAYHAPFIAHKRKKFSKIFNSLVSVAEAVSESADTIGIVTKDVKDFLQSDSDQVPNSLNQISKISRSGQFSDSLVSFTSAVTVGVLRGYQSMNGTDENQSGSGSTFADQVFDKLFTPAGSGFASVVIGSFAKNLVLGFYSNDSGKLNSRSGESGCSGSDSGVPKWVDVVCGDKCGELIGNCVQLFVSTLVAVYLDKTMHINTYDEFFSGLTNPKHETRVREMLVSVCNGAIESFVKTSHQVFNSSNPNDSSGSVSYFDTEETPSSVETSYVESKGDVGDEEDKGGWVSKVSSTLAVPSNRSLVLDVTGRVTFETVRSFMEFILQTLCGSVRKCAHNVHEAVVEIMRYAAAKFTVIVAICLSLCLHVMDCTWALVPA; this comes from the coding sequence ATGGAACTAAAATTAGTTGAAAATGGTTTCGATTATATCcgtaaaagaaagaaattggcCTTCATCGTATTTGCAGTTGGGTTTAGCAGTTACGGTTGTTACAGAGCTTATCACGCGCCTTTCATAGCTCATAAGAGAAAGAAATTTTCTAAGATTTTCAATTCGTTGGTTTCTGTAGCAGAAGCTGTTTCTGAATCTGCAGATACAATTGGAATTGTTACGAAAGATGTTAAGGATTTTTTGCAATCTGATTCTGATCAAGTTCCCAATAGTTTGAATCAAATCTCGAAGATTTCGAGGTCGGGTCAGTTTTCGGATTCTTTGGTTAGTTTCACGTCTGCTGTGACCGTTGGAGTCTTGCGCGGTTATCAATCGATGAATGGGACCGATGAAAATCAATCTGGGTCAGGTTCGACGTTTGCAGACCAGGTGTTTGATAAATTGTTTACGCCGGCTGGTTCAGGTTTTGCTTCTGTTGTTATTGGAAGCTTTGCTAAGAATCTTGTTCTTGGGTTTTATTCAAATGATAGTGGTAAATTGAATTCAAGAAGTGGAGAATCGGGTTGTTCTGGTTCGGATTCTGGTGTTCCGAAATGGGTTGATGTTGTTTGTGGTGATAAATGTGGGGAACTAATTGGGAATTGTGTTCAGTTGTTTGTTAGTACATTGGTTGCTGTTTATCTTGACAAGACCATGCATATCAACACTTATGATGAATTCTTTTCGGGATTAACTAACCCGAAACATGAGACTAGAGTTAGAGAAATGTTGGTTTCTGTTTGTAATGGTGCCATAGAGAGTTTTGTGAAAACGTCTCACCAAGTGTTTAATAGCTCAAACCCGAACGACAGTTCAGGTTCAGTTTCTTATTTTGATACTGAAGAAACTCCGAGTTCTGTAGAGACATCATATGTTGAATCAAAAGGAGATGTTGGTGATGAAGAGGATAAAGGTGGTTGGGTTAGCAAGGTTTCATCCACATTGGCTGTTCCTAGTAATAGGAGCCTTGTTCTTGATGTGACTGGGAGGGTCACATTTGAGACAGTTAGATCATTCATGGAGTTTATTTTGCAAACATTATGCGGTTCTGTGAGAAAATGTGCTCATAATGTTCATGAGGCGGTGGTTGAGATTATGAGATACGCTGCAGCTAAATTCACTGTTATTGTCGCAATATGTCTCTCATTGTGCTTGCACGTAATGGATTGCACTTGGGCTTTGGTGCCAGCTTAA
- the LOC123908123 gene encoding uncharacterized protein LOC123908123, which produces MSSWFARTIANSLKLDEEEDEEETLNNKNNNDPNLKSSQSQSPQSDSQSESPSSSTHSPTARGVKEDISELTKSLSRQFWGVASFLAPPPDPDPNHDPQTPDSDPNLADEDVIAGIRSDFAEISGKFKSGISKLSGHKTVSEFTKIASSFLQIGSEEEYDLDGVIGVTEEVVSFARNLAMHPETWLDFPLPDDPDSDDFDLTDAQQEHALAVEHLAPRLAALRMELCPGYMSDGCFWKIYFVLLHPKISKDDAVILSTPQIMEARAMLTQALDRRSKEKKVPDLSSIPLKEEEQEQHLFVPSNAQLESVPLQTAPVEEAPPMVVSNVKTEEHPVKSDVAQPIDNSVVKEAPINPSAEQSASGSTNRFSYDETYEDDADDWLKEEDSSEMVGPSGTTTHTGDDEDVSFSDLEEDDGDVHATNKKTSGSDSSTKDSRDWVQLGRNSPNSDKEINSMENRHAGSELSSARNSVSKDSNDWLNVDDIDVI; this is translated from the exons ATGTCGTCATGGTTTGCAAGAACAATCGCTAACTCTCTCAAACTCGAcgaagaagaagacgaagaagaaaccctaaacaacaaaaacaacaacgaTCCTAACCTAAAATCATCACAATCACAATCCCCTCAATCCGATTCACAATCCGAATCTCCATCTTCATCTACTCACAGTCCCACCGCACGCGGCGTCAAAGAAGATATCTCCGAGCTAACAAAATCCCTCTCCCGTCAATTTTGGGGAGTCGCTTCATTCCTCGCACCTCCGCCCGATCCCGATCCTAATCACGATCCTCAAACTCCTGATTCCGATCCTAATCTCGCCGATGAAGACGTTATTGCTGGAATCCGAAGCGATTTTGCTGAAATTAGTGGAAAATTCAAAAGTGGAATCTCAAAACTTTCTGGTCATAAAACTGTTTCTGAATTCACTAAGATCGCTTCTAGTTTCCTTCAGATTGGATCAGAAGAAGAGTACGATCTCGACGGCGTCATTGGAGTTACGGAGGAGGTTGTTTCGTTTGCTAGAAATTTAGCTATGCATCCAGAAACTTGGTTGGATTTTCCACTTCCTGATGATCCTGATTCTGATG ATTTTGATTTGACTGATGCACAACAAGAACATGCTTTGGCTGTTGAACATCTTGCTCCGAGGTTAGCTGCTCTTAGAATGGAGCTTTGCCCGGGTTATATGAGTGATGGTTGCTTTTGGAAGATTTACTTTGTACTACTTCACCCTAAAATCAGCAAAGATGATGCTGTTATTTTATCAACTCCACAA ATAATGGAAGCTAGAGCAATGTTAACTCAGGCATTAGACCGAAGAAGTAAGGAAAAGAAAGTACCGGACTTAAGCAGCATTCCTTTAAAAGAGGAGGAACAAGAACAACATCTTTTCGTGCCAAGCAATGCTCAACTTGAATCAGTGCCTCTTCAGACTGCTCCTGTTGAAGAAGCCCCGCCTATGGTTGTGTCTAATGTAAAGACGGAGGAACATCCTGTTAAAAGTGATGTAGCTCAACCTATCGACAATTCTGTGGTTAAAGAAGCCCCAATTAATCCATCTGCAGAACAATCAGCATCTGGTTCAACAAATCGATTCTCATATGATGAAACATATGAGGATGATGCTGATGATTGGTTGAAAGAGGAGGATAGTTCTGAAATGGTTGGTCCCAGTGGAACTACCACTCATACGGGTGATGATGAGGATGTCTCATTCAGTGATCTTGAGGAGGATGATGGTGATGTACATGCAACTAATAAGAAAACTTCAGGTTCTGACTCCTCCACAAAAGACTCCCGTGATTGGGTTCAGTTAGGTAGAAATTCACCTAACTCTGATAAGGAAATAAACTCTATGGAAAACAGACATGCAGGCTCTGAGCTTTCCAGTGCTCGTAATTCTGTATCCAAGGATTCTAATGATTGGCTTAatgttgatgacattgatgTAATTTGA
- the LOC123908970 gene encoding protein PHLOEM PROTEIN 2-LIKE A10-like isoform X2 — translation MELKLVENGFDYIRKRKKLAFIVFAVGFSSYGCYRAYHAPFIAHKRKKFSKIFNSLVSVAEAVSESADTIGIVTKDVKDFLQSDSDQVPNSLNQISKISRSGQFSDSLVSFTSAVTVGVLRGYQSMNGTDENQSGSGSTFADQVFDKLFTPAGSGFASVVIGSFAKNLVLGFYSNDSGKLNSRSGESGCSGSDSGVPKWVDVVCGDKCGELIGNCVQLFVSTLVAVYLDKTMHINTYDEFFSGLTNPKHETRVREMLVSVCNGAIESFVKTSHQVFNSSNPNDSSGSVSYFDTEETPSSVETSYVESKGDVGNLEDKGLNMYSDHIHYTSGSVPYFDSSNLNDSSGSVPYFDTGETLSSVETSYVESKGDVGDEEDKGLNMYSDHIHIILQVQFRILIAQT, via the exons ATGGAACTAAAATTAGTTGAAAATGGTTTCGATTATATCcgtaaaagaaagaaattggcCTTCATCGTATTTGCAGTTGGGTTTAGCAGTTACGGTTGTTACAGAGCTTATCACGCGCCTTTCATAGCTCATAAGAGAAAGAAATTTTCTAAGATTTTCAATTCGTTGGTTTCTGTAGCAGAAGCTGTTTCTGAATCTGCAGATACAATTGGAATTGTTACGAAAGATGTTAAGGATTTTTTGCAATCTGATTCTGATCAAGTTCCCAATAGTTTGAATCAAATCTCGAAGATTTCGAGGTCGGGTCAGTTTTCGGATTCTTTGGTTAGTTTCACGTCTGCTGTGACCGTTGGAGTCTTGCGCGGTTATCAATCGATGAATGGGACCGATGAAAATCAATCTGGGTCAGGTTCGACGTTTGCAGACCAGGTGTTTGATAAATTGTTTACGCCGGCTGGTTCAGGTTTTGCTTCTGTTGTTATTGGAAGCTTTGCTAAGAATCTTGTTCTTGGGTTTTATTCAAATGATAGTGGTAAATTGAATTCAAGAAGTGGAGAATCGGGTTGTTCTGGTTCGGATTCTGGTGTTCCGAAATGGGTTGATGTTGTTTGTGGTGATAAATGTGGGGAACTAATTGGGAATTGTGTTCAGTTGTTTGTTAGTACATTGGTTGCTGTTTATCTTGACAAGACCATGCATATCAACACTTATGATGAATTCTTTTCGGGATTAACTAACCCGAAACATGAGACTAGAGTTAGAGAAATGTTGGTTTCTGTTTGTAATGGTGCCATAGAGAGTTTTGTGAAAACGTCTCACCAAGTGTTTAATAGCTCAAACCCGAACGACAGTTCAG GTTCAGTTTCTTATTTTGATACTGAAGAAACTCCGAGTTCTGTAGAGACATCATATGTTGAATCAAAAGGAGATGTTGGTAATTTAGAGGATAAAGGTTTAAATATGTACAGTGACCATATACATTATACTTCAGGTTCAGTTCCGTATTTTGATAGCTCAAACCTGAATGATAGTTCAGGTTCAGTTCCGTATTTTGATACTGGAGAAACTCTGAGTTCTGTAGAGACATCATATGTTGAATCAAAAGGAGATGTTGGTGATGAAGAGGATAAAGGTTTAAATATGTACAGTGACCATATACATATTATACTTCAGGTTCAGTTCCGTATTTTGATAGCTCAAACCTGA